Genomic DNA from Salinibacterium sp. NK8237:
AGAGGGAAACGCCCGGTTACATTCCGAACCCGGAAGCTAAGACTCTCTGCGCCGATGGTACTGCAAGGGGGACCTTGTGGGAGAGTAGGACACCGCCGGACTTCAATTGTAAAATAGCCACCACTGTGTTTGATAGACACAGCTGGTGGCTATTTTGCGTTAAGTCCCCACCCCAAAATCAGGAGCAACGAATGAGCGATTCCTCAGAAAATGACGGCCGGCACGACAGCCGACCCCACGGGAACCGCTCTGGCGCGCCCCGATCTGGTGGACGTCCCACTGGTGGGCGTCCAGGTGAGGGACGACCAAGCGATGGAAGGCCACGCCGCGACAACGCCGCAGGTGGTCCTGCCCGCGGCACGCCGGCATCCGGCTCGGACCGTCCATGGCGCAACAAGCCCGAGGGTGATGACCGCCGCCCACGTCGCGATGGCGATAGTGCTGGCGCTGACCGTCGTCCGCGACGCGACGCTGATGGCAGCGATCGTGCGCCGCGCCGAGACTCTTCCGCCGGCGAAGACCGTCGCCCCCGCCGTGATGCCGCTGGAGAACGTGATGGTCGCCCGCAGCGCTCTGGTGACCGCGACTCACGACCTCCTCGTTCAGGCGACCGCGATAGTCGTCCCCCGCGCTCCGGCGATCGTCCCGATAGGGGAGATCGTCCGGCACGCCCGTTCCGATCCGATGGCTCAGGGCGCCCCGAGCGCGGCGGCCGTCCGGATCGTGGATCCGATCGCCGCGGTGGCGCGGACGAGAAACGACTCTGGACCAAGGGCGGAGCGCCCGCGCGCGGTGACCGCGACGCCAGCGAACGTGAGCCAGAAGAGGACCGCGATCCCTTCGGCATCCGCTCGGTTCGTGCGTATCACGAGGCTCCCGAGATTCCTGAGGGCGTTACGCCCAAAATGCTTGATCGTGTTGCCTCCAACGAGCTGAAGACGCTCAGCAAAGAGAATGCCGACGGCGTTGCTTTGCACCTTGTGATGGTCTCGCGCCTCATCGAAGAAAATCCTGAACTTGCACACCAGCATGCGATCTCTGCTGCTCGTCGTGCAGGTCGTATCGGCGTTGCGCGCGAAACGCTCGCCATTACTGCCTACGCAACAGGCGACTACGCTCTGGCACTGCGCGAACTGCGCACCTACCGTCGTATTACTGGTCGTGACGACCAGTTGCCGATGATGGTCGACAGCGAGCGTGGACTCGGGCGGCCTGAGCGCGCCCTCGAACTCGGGCGTTCGGTGAAGCGCAGCACGCTTTCCTCGGCCGTTCAGGTTGAGTTGGCTATCGCGATGTCTGGCGCCCGTCTTGATCTCGGTCACGCTGAAGAAGCGCTTGTTGAGTTGCAGATTCCGCAACTCGACCCCGACAAGGCCTTCACCTACAGCCCCGCGTTGTTTGGCGCCTACGGAACCGTGCTCGAGGACCTCGGTCGCGATGATGAAGCGGCCGTCTGGTTTGCCCGCGCAGATGTTGCAGAAGCTGCACTCGGTGACGACGAAGACGACACAATCGAAGTCGTCGAAGAAGAGCTCGAGTTCGAAGTGTCTGACGATGTTGCAGTAGAGATTGAGGATGCTGATGGCGCTGTGGAAGTCGCTGACGAAGCGGACGGGAACGACGACGAGAGCGGCACGCGTGTCAGCTAAGACACCGCTTACTGGCGTCGCTCTGGTACTCGCCGATCTTGATGGAGTGATCTATCGCGGTCCGGACGCAATTCCTCATGCAATCGAAAGCATGAACGCTATTGAAGGCGCTCAAGTCGCGTACATCACCAACAATGCGTCGCGTACCGATGCATCCGTAGCTGAACACCTGAGTGAACTCGGGCTGACAGTGGAACCGCGCGACGTGGTGACCTCGCCGCAAGCGGCGATGGGTCTGTTGCGCGAGATCGTTCCTGCCGGGTCGACGATTATGGTGGTTGGTGGTGACGGACTCACCAACGAACTCGAGAAGTCTGGCTTCGTCGTCACGCGCTCGGCCGATGATTCGCCAGCGGCAGTTGTGCAAGGCTTCGCTCCGCACGTGGGGTGGAAAGATCTCGCTGAAGCATCGTTCGCTCTCAAAAGCGGCGACGACGGCATCCCCTGGATCGCTACCAACACAGACTGGACGATTCCCCAAGCTCGAGGAACCGCACCCGGCAACGGAACGCTCGTTTCGGCGGTACATTCCGCCGTTGGGCGTTTGCCGATCGTCGCGGGCAAGCCCGAAGTAGCAATCTTTGAAGAAGCGTTCCGTCGCTACGATTCACGCGAAGCACTCATGATTGGCGACCGCCTCGACACCGACATTCTCGGTGCCAACCGGGCCGGCATCCCATCTCTGCTCGTTCTCACCGGCATCGACCAAGCCAAGCAAGTGCTCGCGTGCATCCCGGATGAGCGACCGACGATGATGGTCGATGACCTGCGCGGTCTGCATGAGCCGTATCCCGAAACGGTCGTTGCGCACGACGGCGCCGCCGTTGTGACGACGGTGGGAACTGCGACGGTGCGCCTTGAAGGGCAGCGACTGACCGTGACGTCGGCCGGAACATCCATCGACCGATTGCGTGCGGGAGCCGCAGCAATTTGGAATTCGGGGAGCGCCATCTACGCCCTCGAGGTTCCAGCCGAGCTATATTCGTGAGCATGGATGACGAATCGCCCGTCGACGGACTGATGTCTCGACTGAGCCTGATCGAGGACCAGCCGCTCGAAACCCGTGCTGCCGCGTTCACTCAGATTCACGACCAGTTGCAGCAGCAGCTTGAGGGCAAGGACGCGTTCTCGCGCAATGGCTAGCGTGCGGCTCGATGCAGCACTCGCTGCGCGTGGACTTGCTCGCTCTCGCACGCACGCAGCGAAACTGATCGCAGACAATCTCGTGACGGTGTCAGGAATCGCGATTCCTAAAGCATCCACTCCGGTGAACGACGACCACGTCATCGAGGTCGCCGAAACCGATCATTACGTGAGTCGAGCGGCCCACAAACTTGTGGCGGGCCTCGATGCGTTCGGGATCGACGCGACAGACAAACTTGCGCTTGATGTCGGCGCATCTACCGGCGGCTTCACCCAGGTTTTGCTCGAACGTGGTGCTCGCGAAGTTATTGCACTTGATGTTGGCCACGGGCAACTCGTCGACCTGATCCGGTCGGATGCCCGAGTGCGCGTTATTGAGCGAGAGAATGCCCGCTATCTCACCGCTGAATCGCTTGCTGAATTGAGCGGGACATCCGAAACGCCCAGCCTTGTTGTTTCTGATCTGTCGTTTATATCGTTGAGGACTGTCTTGCCCGCGTTTTACGCCGCGGTGGGGGAGAGCGCCGACTACGTGCTGCTGGTAAAGCCACAGTTTGAGGTTGGTCGCACGAACATTCGCGAAGGAATCGTGCACGGCTCGGCTCTGCGTGATGAAGCCATCACGGGCGTCTTGTGGGCGGCCTGGGATCTGGGGCTCGGCACGGCCGGCGTCATCTCCTCACCAATTGCCGGTAACGCAGGAAACCGTGAGTATCTTGTCTGGTTGAGCGCACGGTCAGGCAGCAATCCGACAGAATGGTTAACGCAGGTTTCTGCGATCGCCTAGAGCCATCCGCTTGGTGGCGTCGAATCACACAAACACTACGAATGAGAGGTGCACGGTGCAGTCCGAGAACTCTCATGCTTCTGATCGTCACATTCTGGTCATCGCTCACACCGGTCGTGCGGAGTCTCTGACTGCCGCTATTTCAGTGTGCCGCCAACTCATCAGCGCGGGAATCGTGCCGGTACTGGCGCCCGACAGCTACGAGACAATCCTTCAGGCAGAACCAGACCTTTCGCCGGTACGCCGGTTGGGCAATGAGGTCGAGACGGGCGAGCTCGAGCTGGTGATCGTGCTCGGCGGCGATGGAACCATACTTCGCGCTGCCGAACTCACTCGAGGGTGCAGCGCCCCGCTTCTCGGCGTCAATCTGGGGCACGTTGGTTTCTTGGCGGAAAGCGAACGCGAAGAACTCACGTCCACAGTGGAACGCGCGCTGGCTCGCGATTATCTCGTCGAAGAGCGCATGACGCTGTCGGTGCGCGTGAAGGTCGATTCTGAGGTTGTCTACGAGACTTGGGCCCTCAATGAAGCGACCGTCGAAAAGGCGAGTCGTGAGCGGATGCTCGAAGTCGTCATCGAAGTCGATGGCCGCCCGCTCTCGTCGTTCGGCTGTGACGGCGTCGTCATGTCCACGCCGACCGGATCCACCGCCTATGCGTTCTCCGCTGGCGGCCCGGTGGTGTGGCCGAGCCTCGATGCCCTCTTGCTCGTTCCGCTGAGTGCCCACGCACTCTTTGCGCGTCCCATCGTCGTCGGGCCAGACTCAGCCCTCGCCGTGGAGGTCCTGGATCGCAATATGGGCATTGGCGTGTTGTGGTGCGACGGACGACGCGCTTTCGATCTTCCACGCGGGGCCCGCGTGATTGTGCGCCGCTCACCGGTGCCGGTGCGACTAGCCAGACTGTCTCAAGGACCGTTCACCGATCGCCTTGTCAAGAAATTCAATTTGCCGGTCAACGGATGGCGTGGACCAGCATCGGAGGAGGGCACCGGCTCGTGATCGAAGAGATCTCCATTCGCGACCTCGGCGTTATTGCTTCAGCGCGACTTCCGCTGAGTCCCGGGTTTACCGCGCTCACGGGGGAGACGGGGGCGGGAAAGACCATGGTTGTCACCGCGCTAGGGCTCCTGCTCGGTGAACGAGCCGATGCGGCAGCGATCCGTGCCGATAGCGATCAAGCATCCGTGGAGGGGCGTTGGGTCATTGATCCCACCTCGGCGGTTGCTGAGCGCGTGCGTGATGCCGGCGGTGACCTCGACGACGGCGAACTTCTCTTGGTGCGCACCGTTGCTCGCGAAGGGCGCAGTCGTGCTGTCGTCGGCGGCCGGAGCGCTCCCGTCGGAGTGCTCACTGAGCTCGGCGACCAGCTCGTCGTGGTGCACGGCCAGTCTGAGCAGATCCGTCTCAAGTCGTCAACGGCTCAGCGAAACGCGCTCGACCGTTATGCGGGAGCCGAACTCGCAACCGTGCTTGAGGGCTACCAAACAGTGTTCCGTCGCTGGCAAGCGGCCCAGGGCGAGCTCGATGTGCTAGTCGCAGAGAGCGATCTTCGCAGCCGCGAAGCTGACGAACTCCGCGTCGCGATCGATGAGATCGAAGCCGCTGACGTGCGTCGTGGTGAAGATCTAGAACTCACGGAACGTGCGGATCGCCTCGCGAACCTCGAAGGTCTGCGACTGGCCGCTGAAGGCGCCCACGCGGTGCTGTCGGCGGATGCCGCGGAGGAAGGCTCCGATGTCGTGGCGCTGCTCGCCAGTGCCCAACGAGGGCTTGAGCGGGTCGCCGAGCACGACGGGCAACTCGCTGCCATCGCCGAGGCTTTGGCGGCAGCATCCATCACTCTCGGGGAAATTTCGACTGACCTTTCTGGTTACCTTGCTGGACTGGATTCCGATGGCAGCCGCGAACTCGAACAGGTTGAAGAACGTCGCGGCCAACTTGCCGCTCTCGTGCGCAAGCATGGTGTGAGCCTCGACGATGTCGTTGACGTGCTCGACACCGGCAGTCAGCGCCTGCTGGAACTCGACAATGACTCCACGCGCATAGACGAGCTGCGGGCTCAGGTCGAAGCAGATCAGTCAGAGCTGATCGAGCTGGCGGCCAAGGTCAGTGACGTGCGATCGCGCAGCGCTGCGCGTCTTTCAGCCGCTGTTACCGACGAACTCACCCACCTCGCGATGGCCAACGCCGAAATTGTCGTCACGGTCGAAGACCGCAGCGACTATTCGTTGAGCGGCAAAGACGAAGTGGCGATCCTGTTGAAGCCGCACCCTGGAGCTCCGCCGCGTCCGCTCGGCAAGGGCGCCTCCGGGGGAGAGCTCTCGCGGGTCATGCTCGCGATCGAAGTCGTCATTGCGGGCAACGATCCGGTTCCGACCTTTATCTTCGATGAAGTGGATGCCGGTGTTGGTGGTGCCGCTGCGATCGAAATCGGCAAGCGGCTTGCTCTGCTGAGCCGCACCGCCCAAGTGATCGTTGTCACGCACCTGGCGCAGGTGGCCGCGTTTGCCGACAACCACCTCAGCGTCATCAAGGGCGACGACGGATCAGTCACGGCATCCAGCGTTCACAAGCTTGAGGGGGAGGCGCGCATCGCAGAAATGGCGCGACTGCTCTCGGGACTACCCGATTCGGAATCCGGACTCGCCCACGCCCGCGAGCTTATTCAGACCGCGCACGACCTCGAGAATGCTGCTCTCGGGCGCTAACTATCCGGCGAACTACAGGGCTCGCTGCGTGCCCTAGCTGTTAAGCCGGTAACGAAACACCCCATCGCTGCAACAAAACATCCCAACGAGGCATAGGATGGAATCCCGTGGTGGACAATAAAAACGCGGTCGTAACAAAGCACATCTTCGTCACCGGAGGAGTCGTCTCTTCTCTCGGTAAAGGCCTCACGGCGGCGAGTCTCGGAAACCTGCTGACAGCACGCGGGCTCCGCGTCGTCATGCAGAAGCTGGATCCCTATCTGAACGTGGATCCCGGCACGATGAACCCCTTCCAGCACGGTGAAGTGTTTGTCACCGATGATGGCGCCGAAACCGACCTCGACATCGGGCACTACGAGCGCTTCCTCGACATCAAGCTCAACCAGGCAGCTAACGTCACCACCGGACAGATCTATTCCGAAGTGATTGCCAAAGAGCGTCGCGGTGAATACCTCGGCGACACCGTGCAGGTCATCCCGCACATCACCGACGAAATCAAGCGCCGTATGCGCCTGCAGGCCGCCGGCCCTTTCAGCGATGAAGACCCGCAGCCTGACGTCATCATCACCGAAATCGGCGGAACCGTTGGTGACATCGAGAGCCTTCCCTTCATCGAGTCGGCTCGCCAAGTTCGCCACGAACTTGGCCGCAAGAACGTCTTCTTCGTTCACGTCTCGCTGGTGCCGTTCATGGCTGCCTCGGGTGAACAGAAAACGAAGCCCACCCAGCACTCCGTTGCTGCATTGCGCTCGATCGGCATCCAGCCTGATGCTCTCGTGCTGCGCAGCGACCGCCCCGTCTCCGAGTCCAATAAGCGCAAGATCGCGCTCATGTGTGACGTTGAAGAAGACGCCGTGGTCAACGCTACCGACGCTTCCAGCATCTACGACATCCCTGAAATGCTGCACAGCCAGGGCCTCGACGCCTACATCATCAACCAGCTCGGGCTCGAAGCGAAGTCAGTGAACTGGGACGGCTGGAGCGAACTGCTCGAAGCCGTGCACAACCCCAAAAACGAGGTCTCGATCGGCCTCGTGGGCAAGTACATCGACCTGCCCGATGCGTACCTCTCGGTCACCGAAGCACTGCGCGCCGGTGGGTTCGCCAACAGCGCCAAGGTCAACATTCGTTGGGTTCCCTCTGACGAGTGCGAAACTCCCGAAGGTGCGGCCAAACAGCTTTCCGATCTCGACGGAATCATCGTTCCCGGTGGCTTCGGTGTGCGAGGCATCGAAGGCAAGCTCGGCGCGCTCAAGTTCGTTCGTGAGAACGGTATCCCTGCGCTCGGAATCTGCCTCGGCCTGCAGTGCATGGTCATCGAATATGCTCGCGACGTGGCGGGCCTCGAAGGCGCATCCTCGACGGAATTCGATGCCGACAGCAAATATCCGGTCATTGCAACAATGGCCGAGCAAGTCGACATCATTGCGGGCGGAGACATGGGCGGCACGATGCGTCTCGGTCTTTACAACGCCAACCTCGAGCCTGGCTCCATCGTTGAAGAGATCTACGGCGCACCAACCGCGGCCGAACGTCACCGTCACCGCTACGAAGTGAACAACGAATATCGCCAGCAGATTGCGGATGCCGGACTCAAGTTCTCCGGAATCTCGCCCGACCGCACCCTCGTCGAATTCGTCGAGTTGCCGCGTGACGTTCACCCCTACTACGTGGGAACGCAGGCTCACCCCGAGCTGCTCTCGCGCCCCAACCGTGCCCACCCGCTATTCCGCGGACTGATCGCCGCTGCAATTGAGCGCCAAAAGTCCAGCCGCCTCTTTGAGGTGACTGAGCAGGATGATGCATAACGAACTCAGCGACGACCGCGTCACACCGGAGCTGCTGAGCACCGAAACGGTGTTCGCTGGCCACGTGTGGAACGTAGACCGCGAGCGTTTTCAGCTCGACGGTTCTGCGCTCACTCGAGAGTTCGTGAATCACTCCGGCGCCGTTGCGGTGCTGGCTATGGATGAGCGTGACCGAGTGCTTCTGATCAAGCAGTACCGGCATCCGGTGCGGTTGCGTGATTGGGAACTGCCGGCTGGCTTGCTCGATGTCGTGAACGAGTCGCCGCTGCTGGCGGCTCAGCGCGAATTGGCCGAAGAAACTGACCTGCAAGCCGAGTCCTGGCACGTGCTCAGCGAAATGCTGACCTCGCCGGGCGGAAGCAACGAAGCCGTACGCATCTATTTGGCTCGTGGCGTGAGCGCCACGGGCGAAGTATTCGAGCGCTATGCGGAAGAAGCCGGTATCGAGCTCCGTTGGGTTCCGCTGGAGGATGCCGTTGAGGCGGTTCTCGAGCGACGCGTGCAGAACTCGATCCTGTGCCTCGGACTCTTGGCGGCGCAGCTCGGACGCGACCGAGGGTGGAACACGCTTGGCGCACCCGACGCACCGTGGCCACGGCATCCGCGAAACTACGCTGAATAGCCTCTCGCGGTAGGTTGAGCGACATGACCGAGCCGGCGCGTCCCGTTGCGAAGAGCGCGATTGCGATCGCCGCAGAGCGCTATCTGCGGCACCTGGCAATTGAGCGCGGTCTTTCGGCGAACACTCTCGCCGCGTATCGCCGCGATCTTGACGGCTATCTTGCGTTTCTTGGCACGCGCGGTCTCAGCACGCCCGCCGCAGTGACAGCGGATGACGTGACGGCGTTTGCTCACAGTTTGCGAGTCGATGCTGAGCGTCCGCTCGCGGCATCCTCGGTGGCGCGCATGCTCTCGACAGTGCGCGGGCTCCACACGTTTTTTGTCGATGAATCGCTCGCGGTGGAGGACGTCGCGCATACCGTCGCGATCCCGAAGCAAGCGATGCGCTTGCCGAAGGCGATCACGATCGAACAGATGGCGGCGGTGCTTGCATCGTTTCCGGGCGATGAGGTCATTTCGCTTCGCAACACTGCGCTGCTTGAGCTGCTCTATGCCACCGGTGCCCGAGTCTCTGAGGTCACAGCACTCAACGTTGACGACATGATCGACGGCGACATTGTGCGCCTGCTCGGCAAGGGCAACAAACAACGGATCGTTCCCGTCGGCAGCTTTGCGCAGTCGGCGATCGAAAAGTACCTTGTGCGCGCTCGACCAGTGCTCTCGGCGAAGGGTGCGGCGACTCCGGCACTGTTCCTGGGGGCCCGCGGGGCTCGGCTGTCTCGCCAAAACGTGTGGCTGATCATCCAAGCCGCTACCGAGCGGGCAGAACTCGGGATCGATATCTCGCCGCACACCTTTCGACACTCGTTCGCGACTCACCTTCTTTCGGGCGGTGCCGACGTTCGCGTGGTGCAGGAACTGCTCGGACACTCCTCGGTGGCGACGACCCAGATTTATACGATGGTCACCGCCGACACGCTGCGCGATATGTATACGACGGCGCATCCGCGCGCTCGCTAAGGCGTGTGGGGGAGCGCTGGAATGCTGCTGGTCGCTGATCTAAGGACCCGCTGACCCGCGTGTCGCGCTGCCAAACCTTCAACCTTTGGTAGAGGCGACCCTGCCGTGTCCGCGCGTGGGAGCGCGGGCTGCGGGGCAAGCGCGACGTAAACTTTTGTCATGACGACACAGCGCGAGAACGATTCGACGCTGGCGGGGTTGGATGTTCAGGCAATGGGCCCAACCGGCCGGCCGCTTACGGTTTTTCCAGAACCCCCACCCCTCACGGGCCATGGCCCGGCACGCATCATTTCGCTGTGCAACCAAAAGGGTGGTGTCGGCAAAACGACCACCACGATTAACCTCGGTGCATCGTTCGCTGAATATGGCCGCCGCGTGTTGGCCATCGACTTCGACCCGCAGGGTGCGCTCTCGGCCGGTCTCGGTGTTCCCACGCACGATGTGCCCACGATCTACGACCTGCTGCTCGGCACGATCAAGAACCCGGCAGAAGCGATCGTGCACACCAACGTGCCCGGTCTCGACGTAATCCCAGCGAACATCGACCTCTCGGCTGCTGAAGTGCACCTCGTCAACGAGGTCGCTCGCGAAACGATTTTGGCGCGCGTACTGCGCAAGGTCAGCGACCAGTACGACGTCATCCTCATCGACTGCCAGCCCTCGCTCGGCCTGCTCACCGTGAACGCGTTGACGGCAGCCCACGGCGTGCTCATCCCGCTCGAATGTGAATTCTTTGCTCTCCGCGGCGTCGCTCTGCTCGTGGAGACAATCGAGAAGGTTCAGGATCGCCTGAACCCCGCGATTAAACTCGACGGCATCCTCGCGACAATGTTTGACGCACGCACGCTGCACTCGCGTGAAGTACTCGAACGCGTTGTTGAGAACTTTGGAGACGACGTTCTCGAGACCGTTATCGGTCGCACCGTGAAGTTCCCGGATGCCAGCGTGGCCGGCGCCCCCATCACGACCTTCGCCCCCGACCACTCTGCGGCGCACTCCTACCGCCAGGTGGCGCGAGAGCTGATCGCCCGTGGCGCCGTCGCCTAGCGACGTGGACGAGACCGAGGCATCCGCACCAGGGTTCTCGGTCTCTCTCAACAACTTCAACGGGCCATTCGACCTGCTGCTGTCGCTCATCACCAAGCATGAGCTCGACATCACCGAGGTGTCGCTGTCGCGCATCACGGATGAGTTCATTGCCTACTTGCGCGACTTCGAGTCCGCAAATGGATCAGATGACATCGACGAACTCGATCAGGCCAGCGAATTTTTGGTCGTTGCTGCCACGCTGCTCGACCTCAAGGTAGCCGGGCTCCTCCCGCAGGGTGAGCTCGTGGATGCCGAAGACGTTGCGCTGCTCGAAGCACGCGACCTGCTGTTTGCGCGCCTGCTGCAATACCGGGCGTTCAAGCAGGCCAGCGACTGGTTTGGGTCGCACTTCGAGGCGGAAGCGACGCGCACCGTGCGATCGGTGCGGCTGGAAGAGAAGTACCGCACTCAAACTCCCGAACTCGTGTGGACGTTGAGCCTCGACGATTTCGCCGCACTCGCGACCCTCGCGTTCACACCGCGAGAGATTCCGAGCGTCGGACTCGACCATTTGCACGCACCGCTCATCAGCATCCGCGAACAAGCTGCGCATGTTGTCGCGCTGTTGCGCGCGGGGGAGCCGAAGACCTTCCGCCAATTGATCGCCGGCGCCGAGTTGAAGGGCGTTGTTGTGGCGCGATTCTTGGCAGTGCTCGAGCTGTATCGCGGCGGCAATGTTGCGTTTGAACAGATTGAACCTTTGGGCGAACTGACCGTGCGCTGGACTGCAGAACACTGGTCAGACGATAGCCTCGCTAATCTGGGAGCAGATTATGGAAACTGACGAACATACAGCCACCCCCGTTGTCGACCTCGCCCGCGGGCTCGAGGCGATCTTCATGGTTGCCGACCAGCCGCAGAGCCTCGTGAGCCTCGCAACGGCCCTGAACGCACCAGTGGCGGCGATCCGCAAGACAATCACTGCACTATGCGCCGATTTCGACGGTGAAGGCGATGGGCCGCGACGCGGTTTTGAACTGCGCGAAGTCGGTGGCGGCTGGCGGATTTATGTGCGCGAAGACTACGACTCGGCCGTGCGCGACTTCGTTTATACGCAGAATCCGTCGCGTTTGAGTCAGGCCGCGCTGGAGACACTTGCGGTGATTGCATACAAGCAACCGATCAGCCGGGGAGCCATTGCAGCCGTGCGCGCGGTGAATGTTGACTCAGTAGTGCGTACGCTACTGAGTCGAGGACTTATTACGGAAGCGTTTACCGACAACGAGACGGGCGCCATCCACTACGAAACAACGGAGCTCATGCTCGTGCAACTGGGGATCAACTCCATTGCCGAGCTGCCTCCCATCTCGCCACTTTTATCTGATGGTACGGACGGTTTTGATGAACAACGCTAATGGCTCAGGCCCCAGCAATCCCGAGGGCGAACGCCTTCAAAAAGTAATGGCCGCTGCCGGTGTGGCATCGCGTCGCGTCTCGGAAGACTTGATCTACCAAGGCCGCGTTGCCGTCAACGGCAAAGTTGTTGAAGAAGCTGGTCGCCGGGTAAAACCGACCGACCGCGTCACGGTGGATGGCAGCGCGATCCAGCTCGACACCACCAAGCGCTACGTCATGCTCAACAAGCCCGTCGGCGTCGTCAGCTCTATGTCTGATGAGAGCGGGCGCCCCGACCTTCTGCCCTACACCGGCAACTATGACGAACGACTCTTCAATGTCGGTCGTCTCGACGTGCAGACCTCTGGCTTGCTGATCCTCACGAACGACGGCGAACTCGCCCACGTGCTTGCCCACCCCTCCTTCGGCGTGATGAAGACCTACATCGCCAAGGTCGAAGGCACCGTGACCGCTCAAACCATTTCGCAGCTCATGAAGGGCATTGAGCTGGAAGACGGCTTCATTGCCGTCGACAAGGCGCGTGCGCTCGGCCGAGCATCCAATGAGCAAACCATGGTCGAGCTCACCCTGCACTCGGGCCGCAATCGCATCGTGCGTCGGATGATGGAGGCCGTTGGCCACCCCGTGCTCGAACTCGTACGTCGCCAGTTTGGTCCGCTGAACCTCGGAAGCCTCGGAGTGGGAAAGACTCGCAACCTCACGAAGGTGGAGTTGGGTGCAGTACTGACGATTGCCCGCGAGGCCGAGGAACAGTCGTGAATCTAGGCCGCATCACCGGGCAAGTGCGCATCGTGGGTGCGGGGTTGCTTGGCGCCAGCATTGGTCACGGCTTGCGGGCCAAGGGCGTCGATGTGATTTTGCACGATGCGTCGCGCTCAACGGCGACGCTCGCGATTGACTATGGCGCTGGCCGTGCTCCGCAGGCTGACGACAAGCCGACGCTCGTGATTGTGGCGGTTCCGCCCGATGTCACCGCTGAAGTTGTCGCTCGCGAACTTATTGCGTGGCCGCGCGCCACGGTGACGGATGTCGCGAGCGTGAAGGTGGGCGTGCTCGAGGAACTCATTGCGCTGGGTGCCGATCTTGATCGCTATGTTGGCTCGCATCCTCTCGCCGGACGCGAACGCGGCGGCGCCATTGCGGCGCGCGCCGATATGTTCATCGGTCGCCCCTGGGTTATCGGCAGGGGAGAGCCCTTCCGTCGTCGCGCGGTGGAAGATGTTGTCATCGAGCTGGGTGCTATCCCGGTCGCGA
This window encodes:
- a CDS encoding CTP synthase, which gives rise to MVDNKNAVVTKHIFVTGGVVSSLGKGLTAASLGNLLTARGLRVVMQKLDPYLNVDPGTMNPFQHGEVFVTDDGAETDLDIGHYERFLDIKLNQAANVTTGQIYSEVIAKERRGEYLGDTVQVIPHITDEIKRRMRLQAAGPFSDEDPQPDVIITEIGGTVGDIESLPFIESARQVRHELGRKNVFFVHVSLVPFMAASGEQKTKPTQHSVAALRSIGIQPDALVLRSDRPVSESNKRKIALMCDVEEDAVVNATDASSIYDIPEMLHSQGLDAYIINQLGLEAKSVNWDGWSELLEAVHNPKNEVSIGLVGKYIDLPDAYLSVTEALRAGGFANSAKVNIRWVPSDECETPEGAAKQLSDLDGIIVPGGFGVRGIEGKLGALKFVRENGIPALGICLGLQCMVIEYARDVAGLEGASSTEFDADSKYPVIATMAEQVDIIAGGDMGGTMRLGLYNANLEPGSIVEEIYGAPTAAERHRHRYEVNNEYRQQIADAGLKFSGISPDRTLVEFVELPRDVHPYYVGTQAHPELLSRPNRAHPLFRGLIAAAIERQKSSRLFEVTEQDDA
- a CDS encoding NUDIX domain-containing protein gives rise to the protein MMHNELSDDRVTPELLSTETVFAGHVWNVDRERFQLDGSALTREFVNHSGAVAVLAMDERDRVLLIKQYRHPVRLRDWELPAGLLDVVNESPLLAAQRELAEETDLQAESWHVLSEMLTSPGGSNEAVRIYLARGVSATGEVFERYAEEAGIELRWVPLEDAVEAVLERRVQNSILCLGLLAAQLGRDRGWNTLGAPDAPWPRHPRNYAE
- a CDS encoding site-specific tyrosine recombinase XerD, which encodes MTEPARPVAKSAIAIAAERYLRHLAIERGLSANTLAAYRRDLDGYLAFLGTRGLSTPAAVTADDVTAFAHSLRVDAERPLAASSVARMLSTVRGLHTFFVDESLAVEDVAHTVAIPKQAMRLPKAITIEQMAAVLASFPGDEVISLRNTALLELLYATGARVSEVTALNVDDMIDGDIVRLLGKGNKQRIVPVGSFAQSAIEKYLVRARPVLSAKGAATPALFLGARGARLSRQNVWLIIQAATERAELGIDISPHTFRHSFATHLLSGGADVRVVQELLGHSSVATTQIYTMVTADTLRDMYTTAHPRAR
- a CDS encoding ParA family protein, which translates into the protein MTTQRENDSTLAGLDVQAMGPTGRPLTVFPEPPPLTGHGPARIISLCNQKGGVGKTTTTINLGASFAEYGRRVLAIDFDPQGALSAGLGVPTHDVPTIYDLLLGTIKNPAEAIVHTNVPGLDVIPANIDLSAAEVHLVNEVARETILARVLRKVSDQYDVILIDCQPSLGLLTVNALTAAHGVLIPLECEFFALRGVALLVETIEKVQDRLNPAIKLDGILATMFDARTLHSREVLERVVENFGDDVLETVIGRTVKFPDASVAGAPITTFAPDHSAAHSYRQVARELIARGAVA
- a CDS encoding ScpA family protein, coding for MAPSPSDVDETEASAPGFSVSLNNFNGPFDLLLSLITKHELDITEVSLSRITDEFIAYLRDFESANGSDDIDELDQASEFLVVAATLLDLKVAGLLPQGELVDAEDVALLEARDLLFARLLQYRAFKQASDWFGSHFEAEATRTVRSVRLEEKYRTQTPELVWTLSLDDFAALATLAFTPREIPSVGLDHLHAPLISIREQAAHVVALLRAGEPKTFRQLIAGAELKGVVVARFLAVLELYRGGNVAFEQIEPLGELTVRWTAEHWSDDSLANLGADYGN
- a CDS encoding SMC-Scp complex subunit ScpB gives rise to the protein METDEHTATPVVDLARGLEAIFMVADQPQSLVSLATALNAPVAAIRKTITALCADFDGEGDGPRRGFELREVGGGWRIYVREDYDSAVRDFVYTQNPSRLSQAALETLAVIAYKQPISRGAIAAVRAVNVDSVVRTLLSRGLITEAFTDNETGAIHYETTELMLVQLGINSIAELPPISPLLSDGTDGFDEQR
- a CDS encoding pseudouridine synthase; this encodes MNNANGSGPSNPEGERLQKVMAAAGVASRRVSEDLIYQGRVAVNGKVVEEAGRRVKPTDRVTVDGSAIQLDTTKRYVMLNKPVGVVSSMSDESGRPDLLPYTGNYDERLFNVGRLDVQTSGLLILTNDGELAHVLAHPSFGVMKTYIAKVEGTVTAQTISQLMKGIELEDGFIAVDKARALGRASNEQTMVELTLHSGRNRIVRRMMEAVGHPVLELVRRQFGPLNLGSLGVGKTRNLTKVELGAVLTIAREAEEQS